The nucleotide window acTACCATCTAGCGTTCAAATACTAAATTACAGCCAGCCATGCACCTCTTGGTCACAGCCGTAGAAATAGGTTACCCTACTCAAGCATGTATTATAGGCCGGGCCCCGGGGTCCTCTTTAGCAATAGTCCTTTCTGAACAGCTATAGCGTCTTTAATGTTGTATATTCAGAACCCTTGATCATTTTAGTCCCTGACTTGGGGCAATGTGATCGTTAGAAAGCATCTGATTTGTCAATGTGGTTTGCTGATCTGGGATCAGAGGACTTTGATTGTTTACATTGGGCCACATCTGTAAAGTCTtccagaacagaaaaaaaaaaaaaaactctatagtACCTCCATCCTGCGCAGAATGTAGCAGCCAAGAAAGAAGCATATTTATTATTCCCTTGTGTTCTTATACACTATACAGACACAAAATTAATGATAAAGTAATGATATCAACCGAAGACAATTTATAGAAAGGAATACAGGGGAGAAGAAGACTATGAATTAGAGAGAGATTTAAGGATTATACAGCCTTATTCGCTTTATGGCATTTGCATGTCCTTGCTCATTTGTGTCTCTCTGAGATTAGATTATGCCCTtaagaaatgaaaacaatgtcCCACAAGTTTGCTAATCTTGTTCATGGTATTAACTTGCAATGGTCAGTCAATGAAAACTCGTCCTGTGTGACCTTTACATTCCTTTGAACTTATGTTGCTTTAAAGGCAAAATATAGATAGTTATTTAAGTTGAATACTTCTTGTTTGACCAACCCAGTAAGTTTCGAATTGTCCTCGTTTTTTGGGGTTTCAAAGTTCTCTGCACAGgtttacacttttttatattaatctactgttcactttttttttttcatgccattTATTTTTCCTTCCATCTTTACAAAAACTGCAAAGGTCTTGAATCAGAATTTTCATGGAAATTATGCCTGGTATTAATGACTGAATTATCATGAAACAAACTATGTATGGTTGTAATGATGAAACTCCAATAGAATTGTCCTCGGGTTTTTATTGATGTGTATCAGTTTATTgaaacaataaaatgaaaattccatAGAAATAGGTTGAAAAAGCATGACAGCTTTTGTTGGTTTCTTTGTTTTCACAACCCAAAATTAATGTGGTATCAGTCAATTACTAAACATGTATGTAAACTGAGACTATTAAGatgaaaacaatacaataattatAGACAAAAGGTGGAAAGAAATTACTTAGACAATCgctgttttaaaatgacaattgTTTTCTTAAATATCCTTAAAATATCAATTAAGTCATACTTTATAGGGCTATAAAAAATGAAGCCAGTaagatttttatgtattattagatTTTCATCTCATATGCTCAGTaaactgcttttttttaaataatgtaaaacagtcataatgtaaaataatattacatttcaaatgaactgttttattggtctattactattttattatttataaagtgtaatttactcctgtgatggaaaagctgaatttccagcaaccATTATTTCAGGGTCAAGTGTCAaagaatccttcagaaatcattcttaatatgATTATTTGGTGCTTAATAAACAATTCttatcatttcttattattatcagtgatgtaaatagttgtgctgcttaacattttggTGGAAACCAAAAACATGTAACATTAACATTTCTTTTTctcttaattttcttttaatttctttaaatcttACCAGCCCTCAAATATTTAAACGATATTGCATAACACCAAAAGACACTAAATTTAACATTCTACAGATCTAACAGTACTTAGTTTTAAACTCGTATTCTAAAAATTGTACAGAAATATACAGAGAAGCTACaggaaagaagaaaataagaaacattttacACCACAAGCAAAGCTATAATCTGGAGGTAAGACAGATCATTTGGCATAATTAAGGTAGGGAGGAAGAGGTGAAGGTGAGTTGCAGTTATCATAGAACAGCTGGAAATTCTTGTCTACAGCCATTTTGTTAGTCAGGTAGATCTCCAGTTCCTGCACAGTGATCTCTTGGACTCTGTTCCCCTCCTTTGCGTTCTTAGCGAGGGCTGCTTGTGTGGGGAAACGGATGCGTATGTTGTGTGGTGCGTTCCGGTCGTAATCGGTGCAGCAGTAGGCAGACCACACGTCTTCGGGGATGCCAACCCGGTCCTGGTTGTTGCGCCGGATCATGTTTCCAGTAGTGGTAACCCCAGTTACAACATAGGCTCTACCCCGGCAGAAGTTGTTGAGGCGCACGCGGATGCGCTCTTCGTGTTCGCGCCATGGTCCGATGTTAAACTCACGGATTTCTGGCACAACGTTGGTAAGCGTGTAGGTGGCTGCTCGGTCCTGTGGGTCTGACTGGTGCTGGTCTGGATTCAGATGGCCTCTCTCGTACAGAACCACATCAGAGTAGTCATCCAAAACCGCCTGGCTGTCCTCAAACTTCATGTGTAAGTATCCGGTGGGGAACGGCAGCATGTTCCCATTCCCGTCAAGCTCTGCAAGCTAGGAACAAGGGCAAAACATCATTACAAAGAAGAAATCCAGTCCTCAAACTCTCAGAAAAGGTTTCACTTGGGGTTTCAAAATGTACACCTTTGTATCTTATTTACTTTGAGGATTTGTATTAGTACCATTCCAAAGGGTATCATACTAGTAAcagtttttgtactttttatattCTGGGATTGAATAGTTTCATACCTGCGGTTCATACATCCAGGGATAGTCCACACGCCGATCGCCCTCTGTTTTCTTGAAGGTGTATGCAGAGTAAACCGGGATACGGTTTTTGGAGTCGTACAGGGTCACGTATCTGGGTTTGTCAGCATAATGCTGGCAGAtcttcttcagtctgctgtctCTGAAGCCTCGTGGTGGGGTGCCCATATACAGCGATTCCTTGCatctctcgacatggttgaagtCTTCAACTACGGTTGCAGTTCCCCAGTTTTCAGAGAGCCAAGTTGTGATGGCAAGGGCCAGAAGGATGACCGAGGGACGCATTTTAGTCAAAGGAGCTTCTCGACAATCTCACTTGACTGCTTCTTTGATAGAATGAGAGAGTGAGAGGAATTCGAAGCTAGTTATTTTGAATAGCATTGATTAGATAAGCAAAACAGAACTGATGAGACGTTGCCTGAAAGAGAAGAGTGCGTCCTGCAGGTGAACTTGAACAAATATAGCTTTACGTGGATCTAGGCTacaacattttcactttttttctaccTCAAGGAAAACaatatgttattgttattgtttgacGGTTGCTTTGATCTGTAACTTGTCCTGCACTATCGGTGTTCTGGTAATTAATAATTGAGGAGAGTTGTCTTATAATCCAGAGACGTACAAGGGGCCAGAGCCAAATCAAGAAGTCACGGAGACTTAAGGGTGGGCCATGTTGACTTGTCTTGGTTTTGTAAGAAGCAAGAGCACACTAGTGGTCCCCCCTCTCTAGAAATCATGTTTGGGCACCTTCTCCTTCATCATAACCTTTCATGCACCAATTTGGGAGGTACCAACTGGGAACTTCCAACGATagttgtgtgtatataaatgtggTTGTCTCATTTACTCCAGAGTAAATCACACATGTAATAGTTATCATCTCCTTTTAACCAGCAGCTTTCTTTGGAAGAGGTAATCAGTAAAAAGAGGGAGAGACATGATGGTTCAGGAAAATACTGTGCAGAAACCTTATCACATATTACaaatgattctctctctctctttttctccataTATGCAGGTCCTCTTTTCTGTAGAGCTAATCATCTTTATGGCAGtcttataaaatgtaaatcagGTTATTCTATACTCCCCATCGCGAGAGAACAAACAGTCCTCAATGGAGTGTGAAGAGGTGATGAAAGAAAAAGGAATACAGAGATAAGCCTGTCTGTATGGAGTCTGTGTCCTGTGTGGACAAGGGATTAGGAAAGAATGGGGCTTCGCTCACCTCCTCTTTACGCCACTTTTATTTGGTTATCTGATATTACACAAGCTATCTAATATTCATGCCATTGTTAATcttgcatgcacacacaaaagCATCTTTTTCCTTTGAAAAGAATCAGTAGATGGTGTacttattaaattgatcaagcgATAGGAGTTTGATGCcagctttatttattatataattttgaagCTCTAGAAAATATCCAAAACGCCTAGAGCTTTTATGTTATTGAGTCTTCATGTTCTGATGTTGTTAATTGACAGAACGTAGGCAAACAGAGAAGAGTAAGtggtcaatttttttatttgagaagAGTTTACAATATTCAGATAAATTGCAGTAAACATGCTTACAAAGTGAGAAAAGATTTAGCTGTTGCAGTCTTATAAAGAAGTTAATGGACCTAATAAAACCCCTAAGGCCACAGATGATTATAGTCATTAGATCTCTCTCATTTCATCACTCTTTTCAGTCCTCTCGTGGACAAATAGTCTTAATTAGAAGATATCAAATATTTCTGGAACTGAAATTGGATCTTCATTCTACCAGTAAAGGCTAAAGGAAATGGATACAGATTTTCACccttcaaatgaaacaaacagacaacaacaaaatgagagagagagagataacagGGTTATATCCAAATAAGTTAACATTTTTATATCcagtaattttaatttttgccCACAGTCATACACAATTATGTAAAATGCAATATTCTTCAGGGGTCTAATGCTCAAAATCTTATTCAGTAGACCCTTAAAATTGAAATGTTATGCAGCGATTCTTTGTAGTTCTTCAAACTACAGGTTCTTTAAATCACACACACTTCCAATAAAAGGTgtgctttatgtgtgtgtgtttagaataaaaaaactaattattcagcaagggtgcattaaaacGATCAAATGTGAcggaaaattaatttataatgttacaaaagaaaagATTGccataatgtttttcttttgaatcctaaaaaaatgattttttcttttttttacttattgtttttaaaggattatgtgacacttcAGACAGCTGATAAACGTTCAGATTTGCTCCCATGGGAAAAATTGACAAAaaactttatataatatttcagaattttactGTATCTTTCATGTAAACAATAAGAGATTTTGACAGAGACAGTCTTTCTCTGTCTCATTAATCTGTAAAATTGAATTGGAACCTTTTATTTAAGAGCATATTGCAGGATATTCATTCTGCAGAACAGTATTCTGACAGTTGAATGATGTTTGAAAATGCGTTTATGAATTTAGGCAAGAAGAACCAAGACGAAGGCAAGACGAAGACACCTAAGTCTGGACTTTCATTATGGCATCATTAGGCTCACAGTTCCCAAAGAAAATCTGAAACCTCTTGTCCACAAaggtgttcttcttcaaaaacTCTTCTAGTTGCTGCACAGACATCTCTATGACCTCCGCTCCTTCTTTCTCGTTGAGCCCATAGGCGGCAAAGGCCGGGAATTTGGATCGCTCATCAAAGGGGGCATTGTGATCGTAATCGATGCAGCAGTAGGCCGACCACAGGTAGGTGGGAACGGCCACGCGATTGATGTTGTATCTACGGATCATCCTGCCAGATGTGGTGACCCCTGTGACTATGTAGGCCGTACCGCGGCAGTAGTTGTTGAGTCGACGGCGGATGATGTGCTCGTGGTGTTTCCAGTGGCCCACGTTGAACTCGCGGACCTGTGGGACCACATTGGTGAGGGTGTACGTGGCTGCCTTGTCATCGGGGTGAGCCTGGTGCTCGTCGGGGTTCAAATGGCCTCGTTCGAAATCAACCATGTTTGAGTAGTCTTCCAAGACGGCCTGGGCATCTGAAAAACTGTCGTGGACATCATCGGGAGGAAACGGCTGCATCTCACCAGAGTCTGATGCCGTGGAGAGCTGAACGAGTAcagaatatttatgtaaaaaaaaacagcaagattTTAAGGTTGtctattttcaataaaatatgcaCCATATAGAAAACATATACAATTAGATATTTagattgttttttattgtaaaggTTTTAGGGTTAGATGTTTTCATGCTCTTAAACTAGCCATAAGACCAGCAAATCAGCTTACCCTGCTGGTACAAACAGCTTAAACCAGCCTAAGAGGGTTTGCTGGTTTTATTTGGTTTAAAGTGGTCTTTCAGATGGTGTTTATCTGGTTTAGTATTTGGCAGCTGGTTTTCCAGTCTTACCAAAGCATTTTAAGGTTTAAAACCAGCTAACCAACCAAGCTGGAAGGCCAGATAAGTCAAATTAAgccttataaaaaatatatatgtataaataaataaaaacaatcagcAGGCTGAGTTTTAAATAATTGCTTGAAATCTAACCTGTGccttgtttttatgcatgaaatCTACAAATGTTATGGATACTTGCAGTTTTACTCATTATGAGCGAAAAATGAGAACTCGACAGTTGGTTACCTGAGGCTCGAACATCCAAGGAACGTCGACCTTCTTGAAGCCGTCGGAGCGTTTGAAAGTGTACGCAGAATACACCGGGATGTGGTCCACCACATCATACAGAGAGACATACCGGGGCTTGCC belongs to Carassius gibelio isolate Cgi1373 ecotype wild population from Czech Republic chromosome B10, carGib1.2-hapl.c, whole genome shotgun sequence and includes:
- the zgc:172339 gene encoding endonuclease domain-containing 1 protein, which encodes MDHQTVLLAFLCFLLVTVRSEVQNDFSPECREFMYMGTPPRGLENRSLKKICQRYNGKPRYVSLYDVVDHIPVYSAYTFKRSDGFKKVDVPWMFEPQLSTASDSGEMQPFPPDDVHDSFSDAQAVLEDYSNMVDFERGHLNPDEHQAHPDDKAATYTLTNVVPQVREFNVGHWKHHEHIIRRRLNNYCRGTAYIVTGVTTSGRMIRRYNINRVAVPTYLWSAYCCIDYDHNAPFDERSKFPAFAAYGLNEKEGAEVIEMSVQQLEEFLKKNTFVDKRFQIFFGNCEPNDAIMKVQT
- the LOC127966891 gene encoding endonuclease domain-containing 1 protein; the protein is MRPSVILLALAITTWLSENWGTATVVEDFNHVERCKESLYMGTPPRGFRDSRLKKICQHYADKPRYVTLYDSKNRIPVYSAYTFKKTEGDRRVDYPWMYEPQLAELDGNGNMLPFPTGYLHMKFEDSQAVLDDYSDVVLYERGHLNPDQHQSDPQDRAATYTLTNVVPEIREFNIGPWREHEERIRVRLNNFCRGRAYVVTGVTTTGNMIRRNNQDRVGIPEDVWSAYCCTDYDRNAPHNIRIRFPTQAALAKNAKEGNRVQEITVQELEIYLTNKMAVDKNFQLFYDNCNSPSPLPPYLNYAK